Proteins from a genomic interval of Falco rusticolus isolate bFalRus1 chromosome 7, bFalRus1.pri, whole genome shotgun sequence:
- the EVL gene encoding ena/VASP-like protein isoform X1 translates to MGWPLLCSACPLQLPWCKGDAHDGVKGLLMILTQIYIKFGGASLAPEHTALPVLQVLLPMAMGGACSPSPAARILLCTALWFLLRVGNPQASACTISSLLCLSFCLHLLHSSFRSVPLCLGFVPCHIPILFFSFVFSVLLVSTPQISMCSPPSQPQSPPPTCSNWGAVSPPPPHASAVSSAPAVLEPASQSSFRSLQRVRDTPQLLHRHSASELPMARGSSPPACPNRRTIITSGIRRTSLSPPPPHPSHFPFTFRQPLRRSSLSCSPRSSASSATNAPPLQRGDVLQPRGPTILPVIPVPPDRGKGPTDKASQETLANIPLNGYPEEQIALGPSGTQVKSVDRCFFPHLGAAPSSPLPTIASPSSSFGQAPSPSSHPSSRPPQQWYQSMSHCLPLPPPSAAVSEVTMPRRTPLYMTSSAIAHLSPALPPGHPSGAAVIPASSGGPPPPPPPPVPPPPMGAAPPPPPPLPAGASQGAGTEDGSVSGLAAALAGAKLRRVQRPEDGSGGSSPSGVSKSDANRTSSGGGGGGLMEEMNKLLAKRRKAASQSDKPADKKEEESQNDDASTSPSPSTRGPAQQQQNSSDSGKKPWERSNSVEKPVSSLLSRNPSVVKSCEAKSPTQSHVSSRMKPVSSSNDVAMDALDFDRMKQEILEEVVRELHKVKEEIIDAIRQELSRISTT, encoded by the exons ATGGGGTGGCCACTGCTGTGTTCAGCATGCCCCTTGCAGCTGCCCTGGTGCAAGGGTGATGCTCATGATGGTGTGAAGGGCTTGCTCATGATCCTGACTCAGATTTACATAAAGTTTGGAGGAGCCTCACTGGCACCAGAGCACACAGCTCTACCTGTGCTGCAGGTCCTGCTCCCCATGGCCATGGGGGGAGCATGCAGCCCATCCCCTGCTGCCAGGAtcctgctctgcacagccctCTGGTTCTTGCTGAGGGTTGGAAACCCCCAAGCCAGTGCCTGCACCATCTcctctttgctttgtttgagtttctgtttgcatttactTCACAGTTCCTTTCGCTCTGTTCCGCTTTGCCTTGGTTTCGTTCCGTGCCACATACCCAtcttattcttttcatttgtcttttctgttcttttagtTTCCACCCCTCAGATAAGCATGTGCTCCCCCCCCTCTCAGCCCCAGTCTCCACCTCCCACCTGCAGTAACTGGGGTGCTGTGTCCCCACCGCCGCCTCATGCCAGCGCTGTCTCTTCAGCACCCGCTGTCCTTGAGCCTGCTAGTCAATCCTCTTTCAGATCCCTGCAGAGAGTCAGAGACACCCCCCAGCTTCTGCACAGGCACTCAGCCTCCGAGCTGCCAATGGCCCGGGGttcctctcccccagcctgcccaaACCGCAGGACCATAATAACATCAGGCATCAGGCGAACCTCGCTgtctccaccacctccccatcCTTCCCACTTTCCCTTCACCTTTCGCCAGCCTCTCAGGCGCTCTTCTCTTTCATGCTCTCCTCGgtcttctgcttcctctgccaCAAATGCACCACCTCTGCAGAGGGGTGATGTCCTGCAGCCACGTGGTCCCACCATCCTGCCTGTCATTCCTGTCCCACCTGACAGGGGCAAGGGACCCACAGATAAAGCAAGCCAGGAGACCTTGGCAAACATACCTCTGAATGGCTATCCTGAAGAACAAATTGCTTTAGGCCCCTCTGGGACCCAGGTGAAAAGTGTGGACAGGTGCTTCTTTCCACACCTAGGAGCTGCACCCTCCTCCCCGCTGCCCACCATCgccagcccctccagctccttTGGCCAGgctccctccccatcctcccaTCCATCTTCTCGTCCTCCACAGCAGTGGTATCAGTCCATGTCACACTGTCTTCCATTGCCTCCCCCTTCCGCTGCTGTGTCTGAGGTGACTATGCCCAGGAGGACCCCTCTTTACATGACTTCATCAGCCATTGCCCACTTGA GCCCAGCACTTCCACCTGGTCATCCCAGTGGCGCTGCTGTGATCCCTGCTTCGTCCGGGGGGCCCCCACCTCCGCCACCCCCCCCAGTCCCTCCGCCACCCATGGGagctgcaccaccaccaccacccccgctGCCAGCAGGCGCTAGCCAAGGGGCTGGCACTGAAGATGGGTCAGTGTCAGGGCTcgcagcagctctggctggtgCCAAACTAAGGAGAGTTCAACGG CCAGAAGATGGTTCAGGAGGGTCCAGCCCCAGTGGGGTCTCTAAGAGCGATGCCAATCGAACAAGTAGcggaggaggcggaggaggacTAATGgaagaaatgaataaattaCTGGCAAAAAG gaggaaagcagcGTCGCAGTCAGACAAACCAGCtgacaaaaaggaagaggaaagccaAAAC GATGATGCTAGTACCTCTCCTTCACCCAGTACACGAGGTCccgcccagcagcagcaaaattcaTCAG acTCTGGGAAGAAGCCATGGGAAAGGAGCAATTCTGTTGAGAAGCCTGTATCTTCATTACTCTCTAG AAATCCATCAGTGGTGAAGAGCTGTGAAGCTAAGAGCCCCACACAATCCCACGTGTCTTCTAG GATGAAGCcagtgagcagcagcaatgaTGTGGCTATGGATGCCTTAGATTTTGATCGAATGAAACAG GAAATATTGGAGGAAGTTGTAAGAGAGTTACACAAAGTGAAAGAGGAGATAATTGAtg CCATACGGCAGGAGTTGAGTAGAATCAGTACAACATAG
- the EVL gene encoding ena/VASP-like protein isoform X2, protein MGWPLLCSACPLQLPWCKGDAHDGVKGLLMILTQIYIKFGGASLAPEHTALPVLQVLLPMAMGGACSPSPAARILLCTALWFLLRVGNPQASACTISSLLCLSFCLHLLHSSFRSVPLCLGFVPCHIPILFFSFVFSVLLVSTPQISMCSPPSQPQSPPPTCSNWGAVSPPPPHASAVSSAPAVLEPASQSSFRSLQRVRDTPQLLHRHSASELPMARGSSPPACPNRRTIITSGIRRTSLSPPPPHPSHFPFTFRQPLRRSSLSCSPRSSASSATNAPPLQRGDVLQPRGPTILPVIPVPPDRGKGPTDKASQETLANIPLNGYPEEQIALGPSGTQVKSVDRCFFPHLGAAPSSPLPTIASPSSSFGQAPSPSSHPSSRPPQQWYQSMSHCLPLPPPSAAVSEVTMPRRTPLYMTSSAIAHLSPALPPGHPSGAAVIPASSGGPPPPPPPPVPPPPMGAAPPPPPPLPAGASQGAGTEDGSVSGLAAALAGAKLRRVQRPEDGSGGSSPSGVSKSDANRTSSGGGGGGLMEEMNKLLAKRRKAASQSDKPADKKEEESQNDDASTSPSPSTRGPAQQQQNSSDSGKKPWERSNSVEKPVSSLLSRMKPVSSSNDVAMDALDFDRMKQEILEEVVRELHKVKEEIIDAIRQELSRISTT, encoded by the exons ATGGGGTGGCCACTGCTGTGTTCAGCATGCCCCTTGCAGCTGCCCTGGTGCAAGGGTGATGCTCATGATGGTGTGAAGGGCTTGCTCATGATCCTGACTCAGATTTACATAAAGTTTGGAGGAGCCTCACTGGCACCAGAGCACACAGCTCTACCTGTGCTGCAGGTCCTGCTCCCCATGGCCATGGGGGGAGCATGCAGCCCATCCCCTGCTGCCAGGAtcctgctctgcacagccctCTGGTTCTTGCTGAGGGTTGGAAACCCCCAAGCCAGTGCCTGCACCATCTcctctttgctttgtttgagtttctgtttgcatttactTCACAGTTCCTTTCGCTCTGTTCCGCTTTGCCTTGGTTTCGTTCCGTGCCACATACCCAtcttattcttttcatttgtcttttctgttcttttagtTTCCACCCCTCAGATAAGCATGTGCTCCCCCCCCTCTCAGCCCCAGTCTCCACCTCCCACCTGCAGTAACTGGGGTGCTGTGTCCCCACCGCCGCCTCATGCCAGCGCTGTCTCTTCAGCACCCGCTGTCCTTGAGCCTGCTAGTCAATCCTCTTTCAGATCCCTGCAGAGAGTCAGAGACACCCCCCAGCTTCTGCACAGGCACTCAGCCTCCGAGCTGCCAATGGCCCGGGGttcctctcccccagcctgcccaaACCGCAGGACCATAATAACATCAGGCATCAGGCGAACCTCGCTgtctccaccacctccccatcCTTCCCACTTTCCCTTCACCTTTCGCCAGCCTCTCAGGCGCTCTTCTCTTTCATGCTCTCCTCGgtcttctgcttcctctgccaCAAATGCACCACCTCTGCAGAGGGGTGATGTCCTGCAGCCACGTGGTCCCACCATCCTGCCTGTCATTCCTGTCCCACCTGACAGGGGCAAGGGACCCACAGATAAAGCAAGCCAGGAGACCTTGGCAAACATACCTCTGAATGGCTATCCTGAAGAACAAATTGCTTTAGGCCCCTCTGGGACCCAGGTGAAAAGTGTGGACAGGTGCTTCTTTCCACACCTAGGAGCTGCACCCTCCTCCCCGCTGCCCACCATCgccagcccctccagctccttTGGCCAGgctccctccccatcctcccaTCCATCTTCTCGTCCTCCACAGCAGTGGTATCAGTCCATGTCACACTGTCTTCCATTGCCTCCCCCTTCCGCTGCTGTGTCTGAGGTGACTATGCCCAGGAGGACCCCTCTTTACATGACTTCATCAGCCATTGCCCACTTGA GCCCAGCACTTCCACCTGGTCATCCCAGTGGCGCTGCTGTGATCCCTGCTTCGTCCGGGGGGCCCCCACCTCCGCCACCCCCCCCAGTCCCTCCGCCACCCATGGGagctgcaccaccaccaccacccccgctGCCAGCAGGCGCTAGCCAAGGGGCTGGCACTGAAGATGGGTCAGTGTCAGGGCTcgcagcagctctggctggtgCCAAACTAAGGAGAGTTCAACGG CCAGAAGATGGTTCAGGAGGGTCCAGCCCCAGTGGGGTCTCTAAGAGCGATGCCAATCGAACAAGTAGcggaggaggcggaggaggacTAATGgaagaaatgaataaattaCTGGCAAAAAG gaggaaagcagcGTCGCAGTCAGACAAACCAGCtgacaaaaaggaagaggaaagccaAAAC GATGATGCTAGTACCTCTCCTTCACCCAGTACACGAGGTCccgcccagcagcagcaaaattcaTCAG acTCTGGGAAGAAGCCATGGGAAAGGAGCAATTCTGTTGAGAAGCCTGTATCTTCATTACTCTCTAG GATGAAGCcagtgagcagcagcaatgaTGTGGCTATGGATGCCTTAGATTTTGATCGAATGAAACAG GAAATATTGGAGGAAGTTGTAAGAGAGTTACACAAAGTGAAAGAGGAGATAATTGAtg CCATACGGCAGGAGTTGAGTAGAATCAGTACAACATAG
- the EVL gene encoding ena/VASP-like protein isoform X3, which produces MGWPLLCSACPLQLPWCKGDAHDGVKGLLMILTQIYIKFGGASLAPEHTALPVLQVLLPMAMGGACSPSPAARILLCTALWFLLRVGNPQASACTISSLLCLSFCLHLLHSSFRSVPLCLGFVPCHIPILFFSFVFSVLLVSTPQISMCSPPSQPQSPPPTCSNWGAVSPPPPHASAVSSAPAVLEPASQSSFRSLQRVRDTPQLLHRHSASELPMARGSSPPACPNRRTIITSGIRRTSLSPPPPHPSHFPFTFRQPLRRSSLSCSPRSSASSATNAPPLQRGDVLQPRGPTILPVIPVPPDRGKGPTDKASQETLANIPLNGYPEEQIALGPSGTQVKSVDRCFFPHLGAAPSSPLPTIASPSSSFGQAPSPSSHPSSRPPQQWYQSMSHCLPLPPPSAAVSEVTMPRRTPLYMTSSAIAHLSPALPPGHPSGAAVIPASSGGPPPPPPPPVPPPPMGAAPPPPPPLPAGASQGAGTEDGSVSGLAAALAGAKLRRVQRPEDGSGGSSPSGVSKSDANRTSSGGGGGGLMEEMNKLLAKRRKAASQSDKPADKKEEESQNDDASTSPSPSTRGPAQQQQNSSDSGKKPWERSNSVEKPVSSLLSRNPSVVKSCEAKSPTQSHVSSRMKPVSSSNDVAMDALDFDRMKQPYGRS; this is translated from the exons ATGGGGTGGCCACTGCTGTGTTCAGCATGCCCCTTGCAGCTGCCCTGGTGCAAGGGTGATGCTCATGATGGTGTGAAGGGCTTGCTCATGATCCTGACTCAGATTTACATAAAGTTTGGAGGAGCCTCACTGGCACCAGAGCACACAGCTCTACCTGTGCTGCAGGTCCTGCTCCCCATGGCCATGGGGGGAGCATGCAGCCCATCCCCTGCTGCCAGGAtcctgctctgcacagccctCTGGTTCTTGCTGAGGGTTGGAAACCCCCAAGCCAGTGCCTGCACCATCTcctctttgctttgtttgagtttctgtttgcatttactTCACAGTTCCTTTCGCTCTGTTCCGCTTTGCCTTGGTTTCGTTCCGTGCCACATACCCAtcttattcttttcatttgtcttttctgttcttttagtTTCCACCCCTCAGATAAGCATGTGCTCCCCCCCCTCTCAGCCCCAGTCTCCACCTCCCACCTGCAGTAACTGGGGTGCTGTGTCCCCACCGCCGCCTCATGCCAGCGCTGTCTCTTCAGCACCCGCTGTCCTTGAGCCTGCTAGTCAATCCTCTTTCAGATCCCTGCAGAGAGTCAGAGACACCCCCCAGCTTCTGCACAGGCACTCAGCCTCCGAGCTGCCAATGGCCCGGGGttcctctcccccagcctgcccaaACCGCAGGACCATAATAACATCAGGCATCAGGCGAACCTCGCTgtctccaccacctccccatcCTTCCCACTTTCCCTTCACCTTTCGCCAGCCTCTCAGGCGCTCTTCTCTTTCATGCTCTCCTCGgtcttctgcttcctctgccaCAAATGCACCACCTCTGCAGAGGGGTGATGTCCTGCAGCCACGTGGTCCCACCATCCTGCCTGTCATTCCTGTCCCACCTGACAGGGGCAAGGGACCCACAGATAAAGCAAGCCAGGAGACCTTGGCAAACATACCTCTGAATGGCTATCCTGAAGAACAAATTGCTTTAGGCCCCTCTGGGACCCAGGTGAAAAGTGTGGACAGGTGCTTCTTTCCACACCTAGGAGCTGCACCCTCCTCCCCGCTGCCCACCATCgccagcccctccagctccttTGGCCAGgctccctccccatcctcccaTCCATCTTCTCGTCCTCCACAGCAGTGGTATCAGTCCATGTCACACTGTCTTCCATTGCCTCCCCCTTCCGCTGCTGTGTCTGAGGTGACTATGCCCAGGAGGACCCCTCTTTACATGACTTCATCAGCCATTGCCCACTTGA GCCCAGCACTTCCACCTGGTCATCCCAGTGGCGCTGCTGTGATCCCTGCTTCGTCCGGGGGGCCCCCACCTCCGCCACCCCCCCCAGTCCCTCCGCCACCCATGGGagctgcaccaccaccaccacccccgctGCCAGCAGGCGCTAGCCAAGGGGCTGGCACTGAAGATGGGTCAGTGTCAGGGCTcgcagcagctctggctggtgCCAAACTAAGGAGAGTTCAACGG CCAGAAGATGGTTCAGGAGGGTCCAGCCCCAGTGGGGTCTCTAAGAGCGATGCCAATCGAACAAGTAGcggaggaggcggaggaggacTAATGgaagaaatgaataaattaCTGGCAAAAAG gaggaaagcagcGTCGCAGTCAGACAAACCAGCtgacaaaaaggaagaggaaagccaAAAC GATGATGCTAGTACCTCTCCTTCACCCAGTACACGAGGTCccgcccagcagcagcaaaattcaTCAG acTCTGGGAAGAAGCCATGGGAAAGGAGCAATTCTGTTGAGAAGCCTGTATCTTCATTACTCTCTAG AAATCCATCAGTGGTGAAGAGCTGTGAAGCTAAGAGCCCCACACAATCCCACGTGTCTTCTAG GATGAAGCcagtgagcagcagcaatgaTGTGGCTATGGATGCCTTAGATTTTGATCGAATGAAACAG CCATACGGCAGGAGTTGA
- the EVL gene encoding ena/VASP-like protein isoform X4 — protein MGWPLLCSACPLQLPWCKGDAHDGVKGLLMILTQIYIKFGGASLAPEHTALPVLQVLLPMAMGGACSPSPAARILLCTALWFLLRVGNPQASACTISSLLCLSFCLHLLHSSFRSVPLCLGFVPCHIPILFFSFVFSVLLVSTPQISMCSPPSQPQSPPPTCSNWGAVSPPPPHASAVSSAPAVLEPASQSSFRSLQRVRDTPQLLHRHSASELPMARGSSPPACPNRRTIITSGIRRTSLSPPPPHPSHFPFTFRQPLRRSSLSCSPRSSASSATNAPPLQRGDVLQPRGPTILPVIPVPPDRGKGPTDKASQETLANIPLNGYPEEQIALGPSGTQVKSVDRCFFPHLGAAPSSPLPTIASPSSSFGQAPSPSSHPSSRPPQQWYQSMSHCLPLPPPSAAVSEVTMPRRTPLYMTSSAIAHLSPALPPGHPSGAAVIPASSGGPPPPPPPPVPPPPMGAAPPPPPPLPAGASQGAGTEDGSVSGLAAALAGAKLRRVQRPEDGSGGSSPSGVSKSDANRTSSGGGGGGLMEEMNKLLAKRRKAASQSDKPADKKEEESQNDDASTSPSPSTRGPAQQQQNSSDSGKKPWERSNSVEKPVSSLLSRMKPVSSSNDVAMDALDFDRMKQPYGRS, from the exons ATGGGGTGGCCACTGCTGTGTTCAGCATGCCCCTTGCAGCTGCCCTGGTGCAAGGGTGATGCTCATGATGGTGTGAAGGGCTTGCTCATGATCCTGACTCAGATTTACATAAAGTTTGGAGGAGCCTCACTGGCACCAGAGCACACAGCTCTACCTGTGCTGCAGGTCCTGCTCCCCATGGCCATGGGGGGAGCATGCAGCCCATCCCCTGCTGCCAGGAtcctgctctgcacagccctCTGGTTCTTGCTGAGGGTTGGAAACCCCCAAGCCAGTGCCTGCACCATCTcctctttgctttgtttgagtttctgtttgcatttactTCACAGTTCCTTTCGCTCTGTTCCGCTTTGCCTTGGTTTCGTTCCGTGCCACATACCCAtcttattcttttcatttgtcttttctgttcttttagtTTCCACCCCTCAGATAAGCATGTGCTCCCCCCCCTCTCAGCCCCAGTCTCCACCTCCCACCTGCAGTAACTGGGGTGCTGTGTCCCCACCGCCGCCTCATGCCAGCGCTGTCTCTTCAGCACCCGCTGTCCTTGAGCCTGCTAGTCAATCCTCTTTCAGATCCCTGCAGAGAGTCAGAGACACCCCCCAGCTTCTGCACAGGCACTCAGCCTCCGAGCTGCCAATGGCCCGGGGttcctctcccccagcctgcccaaACCGCAGGACCATAATAACATCAGGCATCAGGCGAACCTCGCTgtctccaccacctccccatcCTTCCCACTTTCCCTTCACCTTTCGCCAGCCTCTCAGGCGCTCTTCTCTTTCATGCTCTCCTCGgtcttctgcttcctctgccaCAAATGCACCACCTCTGCAGAGGGGTGATGTCCTGCAGCCACGTGGTCCCACCATCCTGCCTGTCATTCCTGTCCCACCTGACAGGGGCAAGGGACCCACAGATAAAGCAAGCCAGGAGACCTTGGCAAACATACCTCTGAATGGCTATCCTGAAGAACAAATTGCTTTAGGCCCCTCTGGGACCCAGGTGAAAAGTGTGGACAGGTGCTTCTTTCCACACCTAGGAGCTGCACCCTCCTCCCCGCTGCCCACCATCgccagcccctccagctccttTGGCCAGgctccctccccatcctcccaTCCATCTTCTCGTCCTCCACAGCAGTGGTATCAGTCCATGTCACACTGTCTTCCATTGCCTCCCCCTTCCGCTGCTGTGTCTGAGGTGACTATGCCCAGGAGGACCCCTCTTTACATGACTTCATCAGCCATTGCCCACTTGA GCCCAGCACTTCCACCTGGTCATCCCAGTGGCGCTGCTGTGATCCCTGCTTCGTCCGGGGGGCCCCCACCTCCGCCACCCCCCCCAGTCCCTCCGCCACCCATGGGagctgcaccaccaccaccacccccgctGCCAGCAGGCGCTAGCCAAGGGGCTGGCACTGAAGATGGGTCAGTGTCAGGGCTcgcagcagctctggctggtgCCAAACTAAGGAGAGTTCAACGG CCAGAAGATGGTTCAGGAGGGTCCAGCCCCAGTGGGGTCTCTAAGAGCGATGCCAATCGAACAAGTAGcggaggaggcggaggaggacTAATGgaagaaatgaataaattaCTGGCAAAAAG gaggaaagcagcGTCGCAGTCAGACAAACCAGCtgacaaaaaggaagaggaaagccaAAAC GATGATGCTAGTACCTCTCCTTCACCCAGTACACGAGGTCccgcccagcagcagcaaaattcaTCAG acTCTGGGAAGAAGCCATGGGAAAGGAGCAATTCTGTTGAGAAGCCTGTATCTTCATTACTCTCTAG GATGAAGCcagtgagcagcagcaatgaTGTGGCTATGGATGCCTTAGATTTTGATCGAATGAAACAG CCATACGGCAGGAGTTGA